Proteins encoded by one window of Dreissena polymorpha isolate Duluth1 chromosome 11, UMN_Dpol_1.0, whole genome shotgun sequence:
- the LOC127849666 gene encoding E-selectin-like translates to MTVLKGILETPGGTLFGDLGFVRCNEGYSNRGDNLLQCDMNGNWTGEPNCTIFDCGNPSPINGAVNVSTYTFGTVAEVNCTVGHTITGNPVITCGSNGIWSDSPICDPADCGHMYVSHGLANYSTTVLGLWHN, encoded by the exons ATGACGGTGTTGAAAGGTATATTGGAAACCCCAGGCGGTACATTATTTGGTGATCTAGGATTTGTAAGATGTAATGAAGGTTATTCCAATAGAGGCGATAATTTGCTACAATGTGACATGAATGGAAACTGGACAGGCGAGCCAAACTGCACTATATTTG ATTGTGGAAATCCATCTCCTATAAATGGCGCGGTCAATGTGTCAACGTATACATTTGGGACGGTTGCAGAAGTAAATTGTACCGTAGGGCACACTATAACTGGCAATCCTGTTATTACGTGTGGCAGTAACGGTATTTGGTCTGACTCACCAATATGTGATCCAGCAG ATTGCGGACACATGTACGTATCGCATGGACTTGCAAACTATTCAACAACCGTACTGGGTCTGTGGCACAACTGA